A genomic window from Lotus japonicus ecotype B-129 chromosome 1, LjGifu_v1.2 includes:
- the LOC130728746 gene encoding heat shock cognate 70 kDa protein-like, whose amino-acid sequence MAKNDEGCAVGIDLGTTYSCVAVWQEQYGRVEIIHNEQGNRNTPSFVAFTDNHRLIGDAAKNQAATNPENTIFDAKRLIGRKFSDPIIQNDIMLWPFKVIGGVNDKPMIVVKYKGQEKQLCAEEISPIVLTKMRETAEAYLESPVKSAVITVPAYFNDSQRQATIDAGAIAGLNVMRIINEPTAAAIAYDLDKRTNCAGERNIFIFDLGGGTFDVSLLTIKGLFFQVKATAGNTHLGGEDFDNRMVNYFVQEFKRKSKLDISGNPKALRRLRSACERAKRALSWNLFTTIEVDGLFKCTDFCSSMTRAKFEEINMDLFEECIETVKMCLVDAKIEKNSVHDVVLVGGSSRIPKLLELLEEYFKGKNLCKRINPDEAVAYGAAVLAALMSECIKNVPKLELFDVTPLSLGILTKGDIMSVVIPKNTTIPVKKTKVYCTSEDNQTRVQIEVYEGERPRASDNNLLGSFILSGFPLAPRGHPLDVCFAFDENGILTVSAYESTNGNVNEITITSDIVRLPTGEIKKLIQEAEDYEVEDKKFLRKAIAMNSLNNYVYKMKNAMKDTNLSSKIVPIDEQNIKAAIVEAENLLDDNQQAEAYVYENCLQKVKSIFESITVKRKRERSPEVIVLDDYLDG is encoded by the exons ATGGCCAAAAATGACGAGGGATGTGCTGTAGGAATCGACCTTGGCACCACCTACTCTTGTGTTGCAGTTTGGCAGGAGCAATATGGCAGAGTAGAGATCATTCACAATGAACAAGGAAACAGGAATACTCCCTCCTTTGTTGCTTTCACAGATAATCACAGGTTGATTGGTGATGCTGCAAAGAATCAGGCTGCTACAAACCCTGAAAACACCAtctttg ATGCTAAGAGATTAATCGGTAGGAAGTTTAGTGATCCCATTATTCAAAATGATATCATGTTATGGCCATTCAAGGTTATTGGGGGTGTTAATGACAAACCCATGATCGTTGTTAAGTATAAGGGTCAGGAGAAGCAACTTTGTGCTGAGGAAATATCTCCTATTGTTCTAACAAAAATGAGGGAGACTGCTGAGGCATATCTGGAGTCACCTGTGAAGAGTGCAGTCATTACTGTTCCAGCTTATTTCAATGACTCTCAGCGCCAAGCCACCATAGATGCTGGTGCCATTGCTGGTCTTAATGTCATGCGGATAATCAATGAACCCACTGCTGCAGCTATTGCATATGACCTTGACAAGAGAACTAATTGTGCAGGAGAGCGAAATATATTCATATTTGACCTTGGTGGTGGTACTTTCGATGTGTCTCTCCTTACAATTAAAGGACTTTTCTTTCAAGTTAAGGCCACTGCTGGAAATACTCACCTAGGAGGAGAGGACTTTGATAACAGAATGGTGAACTACTTTGTTCAAGAGTTTAAACGGAAGAGCAAATTGGATATAAGTGGAAATCCAAAAGCCCTGAGGAGGTTGAGAAGTGCTTGCGAGAGGGCCAAAAGGGCACTCTCATGGAATTTATTTACTACAATTGAGGTAGATGGTTTATTTAAGTGCACTGATTTCTGTTCATCAATGACACGTGCAAAATTTGAGGAAATTAACATGGACCTATTTGAAGAGTGTATTGAGACAGTGAAAATGTGTCTTGTTGATGCTAAGATTGAAAAGAATAGTGTACATGATGTTGTCCTTGTTGGCGGCTCTTCTAGGATTCCCAAATTGCTGGAGTTATTGGAGGAATATTTCAAGGGGAAGAATCTGTGCAAGAGAATCAACCCTGATGAAGCTGTTGCTTATGGTGCAGCTGTCCTAGCTGCTTTGATGAGCGAATGCATTAAGAATGTTCCTAAGTTGGAGTTGTTTGATGTTACCCCACTGTCTCTTGGTATTTTAACAAAAGGAGATATCATGAGTGTTGTGATTCCTAAGAATACTACTATTCCTGTAAAGAAGACAAAGGTATACTGTACAAGTGAAGATAACCAAACCAGGGTCCAAATCGAGGTTTATGAGGGTGAAAGACCAAGAGCAAGTGATAACAATTTGTTAGGTTCTTTTATTCTTTCTGGCTTTCCTCTTGCTCCGCGTGGCCACCCATTGGATGTATGCTTTGCTTTTGACGAAAATGGTATTCTAACTGTTTCTGCTTATGAAAGTACTAATGGCAATGTGAATGAGATTACCATAACCAGCGACATAGTAAGACTGCCAACAggagaaattaaaaaattaattcaagaaGCTGAGGATTACGAGGTTGAAGATAAGAAGTTCCTGAGGAAGGCCATTGCAATGAATTCTTTGAATAATTACGTGTACAAGATGAAGAATGCTATGAAAGATACTAATCTCAGTTCTAAAATTGTACCAATAGATGAGCAGAATATTAAGGCTGCAATTGTAGAAGCTGAAAATTTGCTTGATGACAACCAACAAGCAGAAGCCTATGTGTATGAGAACTGTCTCCAAAAGGTTAAAAGCATTTTTGAGTCAATTACGGTCAAGAGGAAGCGTGAAAGAAGTCCTGAGGTAATTGTTTTGGATGACTATTTAGATGGTTGA